The genomic stretch GATCCGAAACTGGAGTTTATCGACGAATTCTTGACAGAAAACACATTGCAAAATGATGTAAATCACAGACCGAGTTTGGCGGGAAAATGGACGTAAACGCTCTTAATAATTGCAATCATAAATAGttattaatgaaaaataaatattcaattataaaGTTAGTACACCATATGATTATTGTCGAAGGCTACAACTGCAGAGCTATTGGTTTTAGCCAAAATCGGTATATAACTCAACTCATAAATATTGATGGGAGGATTTTGAAGTTGAATTAGTAGGGctaataaaatatttgattCTGACCGTATATATGTATTAGAATATAGTCATATCACAAATTTGTCTCTTGAGGTTGTTTGATAAGCTtaggtcattttttttattatattttgagaGAATTTGGCAGGTGTCACACAACAATAGGTGTGATCTAATAAGAACtcttatatataaattttaattcaatgTTCACTCAATTATCTTTCAAGTTCAACCTAGGAACTTTACTGACGACAACGTCAGTTTAGAAAAATGAAGGTGTAAGTGTAACGATCTGTTTTTGAGGATTTtgaaataaacatataaaaaagtCAAATAGTGTAAAAATTCAAACCACCACTGACAGAGTTGTAATGAGGGTTTTGAATAACTTTGATAATTACTTGTAATTCAAACCTTCAAATGCTCAGTAATGAAGCTTCGAAAAGTCAAACGTGTAATAGTCCAGCATTAAAAGTCGTCTTCATTAACCTGCGTCAGCTGCGCCGCTACATTTAGTGCTATGTTTATAATAAGAATAATAGTCATAATTATTTTGTTctcaaataataatattattattacaagataaaatatagtataacTTATTTTAGGAGTCATTTATATACTGTACTACAACAATCCAAGCATGATTTACTTTTCTTGTATTCCATCTCTTTAATATGTACTCCATAAGATGCGATCATGGATACTGATTAATTCAATACATGATCCATGGATTGATTGAGATCTAAGAAGGGAAAAACCATGACAATGAGCTAAGATGTAACTGGGTCTTGAATCAACTAGTAATCGGCGTATCAAGATAATTCAACCAGTAATACGAAGACAACACATCTTGCTTGTATGAGATTAATATAAAACCGACCTCAGTTGCTTCCGTCAGACATATTCACACAATTgtgaatcaaaattaaaatgaattgtgaatcaaaattaaaatggaaaattgaGTGATAGAGTTTTTTTTGTATAAAAGTTATATGATGAACAGAATGTGGTAtatatagatgattttggaatGAATTGATAATGGTTATATTAGGAGAATTGAgaaaattttatactccctttgtcctcaaagagtatgcactattttatttttcatccgtccccaaagagtatgcactttcaattttggaaactcttttctttctaatgaggtgagactcattctccactaacaatacttaaaatactttctctatctatctctctaTTACATTACCaaaaatgcattaaaactcgtgtcgaacttaaagtgcatactctttggggacggagggagtaattactaattaatgtttgatttaaaaaataaaaattaaatggtAAAAAACGATGCCTACCTCCAACGGAAAGCCGCCACGTGTGtgtgtggggggggggggggggggcacgTTGTCTCACCCCCTTCCCTTCGCCGGCTCGGCCAACTCTATTAGGGTTCTCTTATTAGAGAATAAGACAAAATTTAAAGCAACCAAGTACTTCCAAAAGAGTTACGTAATAGATTGGGGGTACACCGCTATACAATAAATACAGTAAAATAATTAGGTAAATTgctaaataaattacaaaagttGGTCAAATCATGTTCTATCTcattcataaaaaatgaaattttcgcAATCATACCGTTCTCCCTTTTTCAGAAAATGACGGGCTAATGTGACAGTCGTTAAAATACGTGGACAAAATGCTGTTTCGAACTTAATTAAACATTATCATTTAGTCTACACGTTTTAAACAAGCTAATATAtaattggatttttttattttacttttatttataaaatccaATTGGTGTGTCAAATTTTTAATTAGATAtgtcacaaaataaaatttgacgtTCGAATAAGATTAAAGGAGAGTTGGAAAATTTGGTTGCAAAGAAAGGAGAAGTAAATAATCATATTCAAATTTAGGAGAAATAATTTGGTCTGAGCTAGAGCAATGAGCATTATGACAAAGACGGACGGACGCGTCCACACGTCCCGTgggtgtctcttatctcgtccctgCCAGACGAGACGGACGCGAGACGCGTTgtagcgtcccgtctcgtccatgtctcgccgagacgcccgtctcACCGAGACGGCTGGCGCGCACTGGCGCCACGCGTGAGTGGATTttgtcacgctgacgcaataaataatttttttttaaaaaaaattaaatttaataataaaaaaatttaaaaattaaaaaacggtaatatgaccgttcaacggtcattttttaaaaaaaattatttttttctttttttattctataaatactcctctttcacacacacaaatacacatctattcttctcaaatcatctctctttcccgCCCCTACCTTGATGCATGGacatcctatgatcttcttctatctataaatataacataagttgaagtttaattaggaacataaaaaaaattaaaaaactcaatcttatgaaattatgaattgtaaaaacaatcttattttttagaacttacttgcaggcgttcagccgccactcgggaaacctcttccataacttctcgacgactaggtcgccttgattttgagggacaACTACTTTAATCTagggcaattcctttgccccgatcaccacgtcccggtccaccacgagaagaagacatagtgataaatgaaagtagtatggatggaatatgtATGGACTATGGAGTATGGAATAAATagtaaattacgaacacaacaacaactatagtagtaagtagtaactagtaaacaacttgagcaattagataGAATAAGAAGAgaatagagaaagagagattgagaatgaaatccttgttaacacaagaatggggtgagtaaaaatgaggggggaagtggggtatttataggagtaaaattggaataaataaaaaaaaattgaaatttcaaattcggccggtttaccgcctgaaccggcggttcggaccaaaaccggcggttcagtccagggtttctgaccggttttcaggcctatacaTTGCACCCTACGCTCTGTCACCTGAAAAAgcaccggaaccgtcggaaaccgccggtttttctgcAACCCTCGCCTGCAACCCTACGCCCCTAGCCGGAATCTGCTCGTTGGgaccgttgaaccgccggttcactgTTCATGAttttcttgaacctgaaccggcccgcttgaaccgcGACACCGCCGGCCGGTTAAAACCGCCggtgccggttccggttccggttcatgaaccggtggttcggaaccgccggttaacctcTGGGCCGGTTCGAATTGTGCATGCCTAGATGGAGGGTTTcaggtgctgtctcttagttaagagatggagtgaaaagtacagtgaagCCCATAAATAGgtaagagatgagacggataAGTGACaacgttgcggatggccttagccCCCGAAAGGCAAAGCCACCATCGGTGGTACTTGAGTAAAATGAGGTATCATGGCATTTATGAATTAAAGTGTGATATAATACAATAATTTAAAGAAGGttaacaataatttttttaataaaggtTAATCAGTATGTGAAATTGCATTTTGAGGCATGATGGCATCCGAATCAGCATCCCACCTTGACAATACTAATTGGAAAATGCAAGTGGAGCCTTTTGACATTTTCgctaataaattataaacactTGGAATTTATATAATCCAAAGACACGCCTTTTTTTGATAGAAATACTATTTCTATTCTTATTCTCTATACCCTCAAGAATAATCCTTTATTCACTAAATAATATTCATAGTCAACGCAATCAAACCACATAAAACCAAAGCATCGAATATTTGAAAAAACAAATCTACTAAGTTTTAATTCCAAAGTCaactctctgtctctctcttttCAAACTCCAAATCATAAACCTCCTCTGTTTCATAAACGAAAACAGAGCATTCATTCTTTCTCTCTTCCAATGGGAAATGGAATCGGAAAGTTCAGCCTCTGCTTCGCCGGAGACGCCGGCGAGATTTCGCGACGGAGAAACGACATCGCTGTGTGTCTCTCCGACCCTCTTGACGACGGATTGGGCCATTCCTTCTGCTACATACCATCGGAGAATCTCAACAAATCCCAATCCACAGAGACGGCGGCCTTCCGCTCCATATCCGGCGCCGCCATCTCCGCCAACACCTCCACGCCTCTCTCCACCGACGCCCTTTCCTACACCACACTCGACAAGGCCTCCACCTTCGAAAGCTCCAATTTTTTCTCCTCCATTCCTCTCCAGCCAATTCCCAAGACAGACACAGCCAAGTCCGGCCCGATTTTGAGGTCTTCGGGCCCGGGCTCTGGCCCGATGGACCGCGGGTTCTTGTCCGGCCCGATCGGGAGGAGCTTTGCTTCCGGGCCTTTGGACATGcctaaatccaagaaaaaaatGGGATTGGTTAAGAATTTCAAAAAGGTGGTGTCTAAGTCTTTGTGGAGTTTTTCAAGGGAGATTAGTGTTGGTGAAGGAGAGATTAGTAGTGGGAATAGCAGCAGCACAATTACTAGTCATAATTTGAGCAGTGAGCTGAGTTTGGTTGATGAGAATGACGGAAATGAATGTAATCTGCAGTGGGCTCAAGGGAAAGCTGGTGAAGACAGAGTGCATATTGTGATATCTGAGGAGAATGGATGGGTTTTTGTGGGGATTTATGATGGATTCAATGGCCCTGATGCTACTGACTTCCTCTTGAACAATCTCTATGCCAATGTCTACAAGGAGCTCAGGGGGTTGCTGTGGTTTGACGGGGCCGAATCTGGCCTAGGCGTGGAGAGTTTGGATGGTGACGAGAGGGCGGAGCTCGAGAGGAAGTTGAGGGAGAGGCTGAGCTATTTGGGATGTGATGGCATGGTTGATCATTCGCTTGTTCTTGAGGCCTTGTCTGAGGCGTTGAGGAAGACGGAGGCCTCGTATTTGGAGATTGCGGATATGATGTTGGTGGAGAATCCTGAGTTGGCGTTGATGGGATCGTGCGTCCTGGCAATGGTGATGAAGGGGGACGACGTTTATCTCATGAACGTTGGGGATAGTAGGGCGGTTTTGGCGCGAAGAAATGAGAGTGGTGGGAAGATGGTGCTTGTGAAGAAGGATGGTGATGAATTACTCTATGGCTATGAGTATGACAGTGTGCACTATTTGAGTGCTTCTCAGCTCACAATGGATCATTCTACTTGTGTGAAAGAGGTAAAATCCTAATGATTGCCTTGTTGCTAATGTGATCAAAATGTTTATATGCAAATTGGTGAATCTTGAAAATGTTGTTTTCACTTAGGAGGTGAGGAGGATTAGGTATGCACATCTGGATGATGCCTTTGCAGTTGTGAACAAGAGGGTGAAAGGCTCACTCAAGGTCACGCGTGCCTTTGGAGCCGGCTTTCTCAAACAGGTAGATGTCGCAGAGTTGTGTGTTTGGGGGATTTATCAGTGTTGATGCCTTACATTTGCTTGCATTCTGTTGTTTTACAGCCCAAGTGGAACAATGCACTCCTTGAGATGTTCAGAATTGATTATATTGGAACATCACCCTACATCACATGTTCACCATTCCTTTCCCACCACAGGCtacaacacacacacaaattcTTGATCTTATCCTCTGATGGCCTCTACCAATACTTCACCAACAAAGAGGCCGTCTCTGAGGTTGAGACGTTCATGTCAATGTTCCCCGAGGGAGACCCTGCTCAACATCTCGTGGAGGAGGTATTGGTCCGCGCTGCTAAGAAAGCTGGTACAGTCTAAAACAACACTAGAAACCTCCAACTGATCATATGTATGTATTAATCTAACACCAACAATACTTCCCATTTATGAAGGAATGGATTTCTATGACTTGCTTGAAATCCCACAAGGGGAGCGGAGGAGGTACCATGACGATGTGTCAATCGTCATCATTTCTCTACAAGGAAAATACAACGTTCATCATAGTAAATGCTAGGTAGCACTACGAGGATAAAACACGGAGAGGGGCAACGCTTCAAGGTCTCGTGTGGACGAAGCATACCATCGAATCGATGCTCATAGTTGTAGCATAAGATTAGGTTACATTTTCCAACTTAGGATAGAAGATAGAAGTAAGTATACAGTGTGATGTGGGGGAATGTAAATGCTTACTATTATAACCCCCCTTTTGTACATTATGGTGCTTACTTGAGGTGCCATTCATAGAATATCTCAAATACAAAATTCTTTGGTTCtttcttttccatttttgttTGCATAGCTAGCTgccttttttatttgtaaatttatttgtaTTAAAGTTGATGGTCAAAATAGCGCGTTTGAGTTTTGTGAATGTGAATTCCACTTCTAAACATGGATTGGACTTTGtgtatatgaaaattttaagtcGCATGCTAAGTCAATGTAATATTTAATGGCCGGAGTAATATATTATAAATGTAATTTTCTATTTATGCTTCATAATCAAGTCCCACATATTCTtgatatagtagtactacttactACTCCatctccatccgtcccacaagaatacgcactcttttctttttaattcgtctcacaagaatatgcactttctaattttggaaagttttttctctctaataaggtgtgaagtattcttcactaacaatactttaatcaatttttctctctacatctctcttaatttaccaattttatattagtATACGTGTCGtctccaaagtgcatattctgaATATGA from Salvia splendens isolate huo1 chromosome 4, SspV2, whole genome shotgun sequence encodes the following:
- the LOC121798955 gene encoding probable protein phosphatase 2C 4 codes for the protein MGNGIGKFSLCFAGDAGEISRRRNDIAVCLSDPLDDGLGHSFCYIPSENLNKSQSTETAAFRSISGAAISANTSTPLSTDALSYTTLDKASTFESSNFFSSIPLQPIPKTDTAKSGPILRSSGPGSGPMDRGFLSGPIGRSFASGPLDMPKSKKKMGLVKNFKKVVSKSLWSFSREISVGEGEISSGNSSSTITSHNLSSELSLVDENDGNECNLQWAQGKAGEDRVHIVISEENGWVFVGIYDGFNGPDATDFLLNNLYANVYKELRGLLWFDGAESGLGVESLDGDERAELERKLRERLSYLGCDGMVDHSLVLEALSEALRKTEASYLEIADMMLVENPELALMGSCVLAMVMKGDDVYLMNVGDSRAVLARRNESGGKMVLVKKDGDELLYGYEYDSVHYLSASQLTMDHSTCVKEEVRRIRYAHLDDAFAVVNKRVKGSLKVTRAFGAGFLKQPKWNNALLEMFRIDYIGTSPYITCSPFLSHHRLQHTHKFLILSSDGLYQYFTNKEAVSEVETFMSMFPEGDPAQHLVEEVLVRAAKKAGMDFYDLLEIPQGERRRYHDDVSIVIISLQGKYNVHHSKC